A stretch of Lactiplantibacillus brownii DNA encodes these proteins:
- a CDS encoding LicD family protein, whose translation MPLSPLHQVELDLMQTVITICDTEKIDYFLIGGSLLGAIRHQGFIPWDDDIDIGMRRSEYERFITVANRYLDPNQYFLQTGASDPDYALSYMKLLDVNTYIEEKNNVNNAFKGVFVDIFPFDKIPADEALRRSQMRHYKFEDAAILLRLNYNFVKTPLRNILKKKTVQQLAEVNAHKQERDGYMRLYEQSDSRTYKNLASQYDYDKEILSHAELTELVLAPFETIQAKIPKAYDQILTRMYGDYHQLPPVDQRVEKHLNKLIINNHEIL comes from the coding sequence ATGCCACTTTCACCATTGCATCAAGTCGAATTAGACCTCATGCAAACCGTGATCACAATTTGCGACACGGAAAAGATTGATTACTTTCTGATTGGCGGCTCATTGCTTGGCGCCATCCGTCATCAAGGCTTCATTCCGTGGGATGACGATATTGATATCGGGATGCGCCGTAGTGAGTATGAACGTTTCATCACAGTGGCCAATCGTTATTTAGATCCAAACCAATACTTTCTCCAAACTGGGGCTAGTGATCCCGATTACGCGCTCAGCTATATGAAGCTGCTCGACGTCAATACTTACATTGAAGAAAAAAACAATGTGAACAATGCCTTCAAAGGCGTCTTTGTGGATATTTTTCCTTTTGATAAGATTCCCGCTGACGAAGCGCTCCGCCGGTCACAAATGAGACATTATAAATTTGAAGATGCCGCCATCTTACTCCGGTTAAATTATAATTTTGTTAAAACACCGTTACGCAATATCCTTAAGAAAAAGACGGTCCAGCAACTCGCTGAAGTTAACGCGCATAAACAAGAACGTGACGGTTACATGCGTCTCTATGAGCAATCGGATTCACGGACTTACAAGAACTTAGCGTCACAATATGACTATGACAAAGAAATCTTATCGCACGCGGAGTTAACGGAATTAGTACTGGCCCCTTTTGAAACGATCCAGGCCAAGATTCCTAAGGCTTACGACCAAATTCTGACGAGAATGTATGGCGACTATCACCAATTACCACCAGTTGATCAACGAGTTGAAAAGCATCTGAACAAACTAATTATTAATAATCATGAAATTTTGTAA
- a CDS encoding Ppx/GppA phosphatase family protein: MAAKLFGIMMINVQSIELSIVNLRTLRQVERVRSDVSLGEDIYDQHTIDYDSVEQATQALTGFIQIMHDYGVKDYHLWGSWSLSTANNADYIQDQLLVRTGLKIDWLSSSQETYLRSAAVAVHFPKFKQIIESPTYLLGINSGSVGISHYDHGTFAFSRSLRLGPVRIAEVLEDLQSSVPNYVEVLDDYISSQIADFGRFLPATRQQPSNVVMLGVAPFSNLFQRQQSKAGVEELSKADFKALYDDVINASDQYLMDKYEVDENDVRLIIPELLLINELLQLTDAKTIWLGNVTALDGLIIQEAVKLGYKKYNFNNQIVTAAKNLADRYNVEPKHRDLVTKFSLHLFDQLKPLHHLGKRERLLLQVAAIVHDVGSYIDPHQHYMHSDYILRATELTGLTNAEKQTIATIARYHSAQTPSKDIKHFEHMSLEQRLVVSKLSAILRLADALDDGRRQKISKISVSIKNPRVIITCYAHDDLFLENWVFSQKSEFFKEVFGLTPVIKRRGVR; encoded by the coding sequence ATGGCAGCAAAATTATTCGGTATTATGATGATCAATGTCCAAAGCATTGAACTGTCCATCGTCAACTTACGGACCTTACGACAAGTCGAACGCGTTCGCTCAGACGTGTCATTAGGTGAAGATATTTACGATCAGCACACCATTGATTACGACTCAGTCGAACAAGCCACGCAGGCTTTGACGGGTTTCATTCAAATCATGCATGATTATGGCGTGAAAGATTACCATCTCTGGGGTTCTTGGTCTCTATCGACCGCCAATAACGCGGATTACATTCAAGATCAACTCTTGGTACGGACCGGCTTAAAGATCGACTGGCTTTCAAGTAGTCAGGAAACTTATTTACGCTCGGCCGCCGTCGCAGTCCATTTTCCAAAATTCAAACAGATCATCGAATCACCGACCTACTTATTGGGGATCAATTCTGGTAGTGTCGGCATTTCACATTATGATCACGGGACGTTTGCATTTTCGCGTAGTCTGCGACTAGGACCCGTCCGGATTGCCGAAGTCCTAGAAGATTTACAATCCAGTGTGCCGAACTACGTCGAAGTCCTAGACGATTATATTTCTAGTCAAATTGCCGATTTTGGTCGGTTCTTACCGGCGACTCGGCAACAACCGAGCAACGTGGTGATGTTGGGCGTTGCACCATTTTCCAACTTATTCCAGCGGCAACAATCTAAGGCTGGCGTGGAAGAACTCAGTAAAGCGGACTTCAAAGCCCTCTATGATGATGTGATCAACGCCTCCGATCAATACTTAATGGATAAGTACGAAGTCGACGAAAACGATGTGCGGCTCATTATTCCAGAACTACTACTCATTAACGAGCTCTTACAACTCACAGATGCCAAAACCATCTGGCTTGGCAACGTCACGGCTCTGGATGGTCTCATTATTCAGGAAGCCGTTAAGTTAGGTTATAAAAAATATAACTTTAATAACCAAATCGTGACGGCAGCCAAAAATTTAGCAGACCGGTATAATGTCGAACCAAAGCACCGCGATTTAGTGACCAAATTCTCATTACACTTATTTGATCAGCTCAAACCGTTACATCATTTAGGAAAACGCGAACGTTTATTACTCCAAGTGGCTGCCATCGTGCATGACGTCGGTAGTTATATTGATCCGCATCAACATTACATGCATTCGGATTACATTTTGCGCGCCACGGAATTAACGGGACTCACCAACGCTGAGAAGCAAACGATTGCGACGATTGCCCGCTATCATAGTGCGCAGACACCGTCTAAAGATATCAAGCATTTTGAACATATGAGCTTGGAGCAACGCTTAGTCGTTTCTAAATTATCAGCCATTTTAAGGTTAGCGGATGCCTTAGATGATGGGCGTCGTCAGAAGATCAGTAAAATTTCCGTGTCCATTAAAAATCCACGGGTCATCATTACGTGTTACGCACACGATGATCTATTTTTAGAAAATTGGGTGTTCTCACAAAAGTCCGAATTCTTCAAGGAGGTCTTTGGACTAACACCTGTAATTAAGCGTCGGGGGGTACGTTAA
- a CDS encoding MarR family winged helix-turn-helix transcriptional regulator: protein MTNADLSKLLNNYFEAYQNTTKIMADLVAWPLSQNKLSFEQFLILRRIATTDAVTLNDIAVQRQVTCSAISRQIKALLAQHYVFQVPDPQDRRRLYLHLTEAGQRVEVVVNSAITDHFDKWVDRLGESQINEALKMMETISDQVMKLGQTDNESPHDR, encoded by the coding sequence ATGACAAATGCTGATTTGAGCAAATTATTAAATAACTATTTTGAGGCCTATCAAAATACAACCAAAATTATGGCAGATTTGGTTGCTTGGCCATTAAGTCAAAATAAGTTATCGTTTGAGCAATTTTTAATCTTACGCCGGATCGCAACGACCGACGCAGTAACCTTAAACGATATTGCGGTGCAACGTCAAGTGACGTGCAGTGCGATTTCGCGGCAAATTAAGGCACTCCTAGCGCAACATTATGTGTTTCAAGTGCCTGATCCACAAGATCGGCGGCGGTTATATTTACATTTAACTGAAGCAGGTCAGCGAGTCGAAGTAGTGGTGAACTCCGCCATTACGGATCATTTTGATAAGTGGGTCGATCGACTTGGTGAGTCTCAGATCAATGAGGCGCTAAAGATGATGGAAACAATCAGTGACCAAGTGATGAAGCTGGGTCAGACGGATAATGAATCCCCACATGATCGGTAG